The Salmo trutta chromosome 6, fSalTru1.1, whole genome shotgun sequence genome has a window encoding:
- the tm9sf1 gene encoding transmembrane 9 superfamily member 1, with protein MMAEIEHPNQQGVCRMIGYCILVLCLVPHITWATVSYKQGDPVTLYVNKVGPYHNPQETYHYYTLPVCRPKEVHHKSLSLGEVLDGDRMAESLYEIKFRENTEKKLLCQLTLTEKEVDQLREAIEELYYFEFVLDDIPIWGFVGYMEESGFLPHSHKVGLWTHLDFNIEYNGNSVIFANVSVKDSKPVPLEEGGAGHGAVGTGGGLALSFTYSVHWFESPLTHARRAERLRDYSFFPKTLEIHWLSIINSLVLVVLLLGFVIIILMRVLKNDFARYNVEEEGGCDDLDQGDNGWKIIHTDVFRFPPYKSLLCAVLGVGAQFLTLATGIIVMALLGMFNVHRHGAINSAAIMLYALTSCVSGYCSCSFYTQIHGQRWVWNIILTSSLFSAPLFLTWSVVNSVHWWSGSTQALPASTVLLLLGAWVLVGFPLTVIGGIVGKNRAGNFQAPCRTRNIARQIPTQPWYKHTAVHMAIGGFLPFSAISVELYYIFATVWGREHYTLYGILLCVFAILLSVGACISVALTYFLLSGEDYRWWWRSVLSTGSTGLFIFVYSVFYYRNRSSMSGLVQSAEFFGYSLLTALVFSLMLGTVSFWASLVFIRYIYRSLKMD; from the exons ATGATGGCTGAAATTGAACATCCTAACCAGCAAGGAGTCTGCCGGATGATAGGTTATTGCATCTTGGTCCTGTGTCTCGTGCCACATATAACATGGGCTACAGTGAGCTACAAGCAAGGGGATCCTGTAACATTATATGTCAACAAAGTTGGTCCTTACCATAACCCCCAGGAAACGTATCATTACTACACGTTGCCTGTTTGCAGGCCTAAAGAG GTGCACCACAAGTCCCTTAGTCTAGGAGAAGTACTTGATGGGGATCGGATGGCAGAGTCCCTGTATGAAATCAAAttcagagagaatacagagaagAAGTTACTCTGCCAGCTAACCCTCACAGAGAAAGAG GTGGACCAACTCCGAGAGGCCATAGAGGAGCTGTATTACTTTGAGTTTGTCCTGGATGACATTCCCATCTGGGGCTTTGTAGGGTACATGGAGGAGAGTGGCTTCCTGCCACATAGTCATAAG gtgggGCTGTGGACACACCTGGACTTCAACATTGAGTACAACGGCAACTCTGTGATCTTCGCCAACGTCTCCGTGAAGGACTCTAAGCCAGTGCCCCTGGAGGAGGGTGGCGCCGGGCACGGGGCGGTGGGGACGGGCGGTGGGCTGGCACTGTCCTTCACCTACAGCGTGCACTGGTTCGAGAGCCCTCTGACCCACGCCCGGCGGGCCGAGAGGCTGAGGGACTACTCGTTCTTCCCCAAGACCCTAGAGATCCACTGGCTCTCTATTATCAACTCCCTGGTGCTGGTGGTACTGCTGCTGGGCTtcgtcatcatcatcctcatgaGGGTCCTCAAGAATGACTTTGCCAG GTACAACGTTGAGGAGGAGGGCGGCTGTGATGATCTGGACCAAGGGGATAATGGCTGGAAGATCATCCACACAGATGTCTTTAGGTTCCCCCCTTATAAAAGCCTGCTGTGTGCCGTGTTGGGAGTGGGGGCTCAGTTTCTAACCCTGGCCACAG GGATCATCGTCATGGCGCTGCTGGGAATGTTTAACGTGCATCGCCATGGTGCTATCAACTCGGCGGCCATCATGCTGTACGCGTTGACGAGCTGCGTGTCAGGATACTGCTCCTGTAGCTTCTACACACAGATACATGGCCAGCGCTGGGTCTGGAATATCATTCTCACCTCTTCGCTCTTCTCAG CTCCCCTGTTCCTGACTTGGAGTGTGGTGAACTCAGTCCACTGGTGGAGCGGCTCCACCCAGGCCCTGCCTGCCTCaacagtgctgctgctgctgggggccTGGGTCCTGGTGGGATTCCCCCTCACTGTCATCGGGGGCATTGTGGGCAAGAACCGTGCAGGAAACTTCCAGGCCCCCTGTCGCACACGCAACATCGCCCGCCAGATCCCCACACAGCCCTGGTACAAGCACACGGCTGTACACATGGCCATTGGGGGCTTCCTGCCTTTCAG tgccATCTCAGTGGAGCTGTACTACATCTTCGCCACCGTGTGGGGACGAGAGCATTACACCCTGTACGGCATCCTCCTCTGCGTGTTCGCCATCCTCCTCTCGGTGGGCGCCTGCATCTCGGTGGCGCTCACCTACTTCCTGCTGTCGGGCGAGGACTACCGCTGGTGGTGGCGCAGTGTGCTGAGCACAGGTTCCACGGGCCTCTTCATCTTCGTCTACTCAGTCTTTTACTACCGCAATCGTTCGAGTATGAGCGGCCTGGTGCAGAGCGCAGAGTTCTTTGGTTACTCTCTCCTCACAGCACTGGTCTTTTCCCTCATGCTGGGTACTGTCTCCTTCTGGGCCTCGCTGGTCTTTATTCGCTACATCTACCGCAGCCTCAAGATGGACTAA
- the LOC115195607 gene encoding sialic acid-binding Ig-like lectin 6 isoform X1, with product MPCSRAHQQLFHLVGSGILTNSLNARHSNRKYVTDVTQLNCNTFVYQKPLRVCDSFSFPVDGFHDFKVNVNSDMACSTDNMFLIGLFMSGVLACFGQRHLITTMPEKLDVLSGSCVQIPCAFDVPQDRYTFNSTILTSGVWIKESPYFGSRPNIVIFNSSKTDNTYQGKITGNMSWKDCTTVFFNVTTSYTNIYFFRIESRPFKATDPDKSVHIVVIDLPLRPKITVSGEMKEERPVSLNCSAAAPCPKHSPKLTWTLPTLFTPENQLQENSDQTKSVLSTVTFTPSHLHHEKNITCTAVYPVGTSNKTAEHIMTLNVLFSPKNTSASLSTADPVSVGSCVNLTCSSTANPPVTNFTWFQISGGKPTWVASGQTYTLNVTVGDGGMYYCEAINDHGIEKSMKVLLTIEGQEEPLNPRVWGIAGAGATLGVILLIILITYFGWKRKSRLPDGLERTDNPLGQNSPVGMVYTNQAMTGEEPEEPAEDQPEEIHYGEIDFSKLRPKETPAAALDREQGQESEYAEVSVTGRGARNLQL from the exons atgccttgctcaagggcacatcaacagctttttcaccttgtcggctctggTATTCTAACAAACAGTCTAAACGCTAGGCATAGTAATAGGAAGTATGTCACTGATGTGACCCAATTGAATTGTAACACTTTTGTTTATCAGAAACCACTACGGGTGTGTGATAGCTTCTCCTTTCCTGTGGATGGTTTTCATGACTTTAAG GTGAATGTGAATTCTGACATGGCATGTAGTACTGACAACATGTTTCTCATTGGCCTCTTCATGTCAG GTGTTTTGGCCTGTTTTGGCCAAAGACATTTGATCACCACAATGCCAGAGAAATTGGATGTACTGAGTGGCTCCTGTGTTCAAATCCCATGTGCATTTGATGTTCCTCAAGATCGCTATACATTTAACAGCACAATACTTACCTCTGGAGTGTGGATTAAAGAATCACCGTACTTTGGTAGCAGGCCGAACATTGTGATATTTAACAGTAGTAAGACAGACAACACCTATCAAGGGAAGATAACTGGAAACATGTCCTGGAAGGACTGCACCACAGTCTTCTTCAATGTAACCACCAGTTACACTAACATATACTTCTTCAGAATTGAGAGTAGACCATTCAAAGCAACAGACCCTGACAAGTCTGTTCATATAGTTGTCATAG ATTTGCCTCTCAGACCCAAGATTACTGTCTCAGGTGAGATGAAGGAAGAGAGGCCTGTCAGTTTGAACTGCTCTGCTGCAGCTCCCTGTCCCAAACACTCTCCTAAACTGACATGGACTCTCCCAACCCTGTTTACACCTGAGAACCAACTGCAAGAGAATTCAGATCAAACCAAATCTGTTCTCTCCACGGTGACATTCACTCCTTCACACCTTCATCATGAGAAGAACATCACTTGTACTGCAGTCTACCCAGTAGGAACAAGCAACAAGACAGCGGAACATATCATGACGCTTAACGTTTTAT tctctcctaaAAACACCTCAGCCTCCCTCAGTACAGCTGATCCAGTATCAGTGGGCAGTTGTGTGAATCTGACCTGCAGCAGCACAGCCAACCCTCCTGTGACAAACTTCACCTGGTTCCAGATCAGTGGGGGTAAACCAACATGGGTAGCATCTGGACAGACCTACACCCTCAATGTGACTGTTGGTGATGGAGGGATGTACTACTGTGAAGCAATAAATGATCACGGCATTGAGAAGTCAATGAAAGTGCTTCTAACTATTGAAG GGCAAGAAGAGCCTCTTAACCCAAGGGTTTGGGGAATTGCAGGAGCAGGAGCAACCTTGGGAGTAATTTTGCTAATCATCCTGATCACTTACTTTGGATG GAAGAGAAAATCTAGGCTCCCTGATGGACTTGAAAGGACAGACAATCCACTGGGACAG AACTCCCCAGTTGGGATGGTGTATACTAACCAGGCCATGACCGGAGAGGAACCAGAGGAACCAGCAGAAGACCAGCCTGAGGAGATCCACTACGGTGAGATAGACTTCTCCAAACTTCGGCCCAAAGAGACCCCAGCTGCAGCCCTGGACAGGGAACAGGGGCAGGAGAGTGAATACGCTGAAGTCAGTGTGACCGGGAGAGGGGCCAGGAACCTCCAGTTATAA
- the LOC115195607 gene encoding sialic acid-binding Ig-like lectin 6 isoform X4 produces MPEKLDVLSGSCVQIPCAFDVPQDRYTFNSTILTSGVWIKESPYFGSRPNIVIFNSSKTDNTYQGKITGNMSWKDCTTVFFNVTTSYTNIYFFRIESRPFKATDPDKSVHIVVIDLPLRPKITVSGEMKEERPVSLNCSAAAPCPKHSPKLTWTLPTLFTPENQLQENSDQTKSVLSTVTFTPSHLHHEKNITCTAVYPVGTSNKTAEHIMTLNVLFSPKNTSASLSTADPVSVGSCVNLTCSSTANPPVTNFTWFQISGGKPTWVASGQTYTLNVTVGDGGMYYCEAINDHGIEKSMKVLLTIEGQEEPLNPRVWGIAGAGATLGVILLIILITYFGWKRKSRLPDGLERTDNPLGQNSPVGMVYTNQAMTGEEPEEPAEDQPEEIHYGEIDFSKLRPKETPAAALDREQGQESEYAEVSVTGRGARNLQL; encoded by the exons ATGCCAGAGAAATTGGATGTACTGAGTGGCTCCTGTGTTCAAATCCCATGTGCATTTGATGTTCCTCAAGATCGCTATACATTTAACAGCACAATACTTACCTCTGGAGTGTGGATTAAAGAATCACCGTACTTTGGTAGCAGGCCGAACATTGTGATATTTAACAGTAGTAAGACAGACAACACCTATCAAGGGAAGATAACTGGAAACATGTCCTGGAAGGACTGCACCACAGTCTTCTTCAATGTAACCACCAGTTACACTAACATATACTTCTTCAGAATTGAGAGTAGACCATTCAAAGCAACAGACCCTGACAAGTCTGTTCATATAGTTGTCATAG ATTTGCCTCTCAGACCCAAGATTACTGTCTCAGGTGAGATGAAGGAAGAGAGGCCTGTCAGTTTGAACTGCTCTGCTGCAGCTCCCTGTCCCAAACACTCTCCTAAACTGACATGGACTCTCCCAACCCTGTTTACACCTGAGAACCAACTGCAAGAGAATTCAGATCAAACCAAATCTGTTCTCTCCACGGTGACATTCACTCCTTCACACCTTCATCATGAGAAGAACATCACTTGTACTGCAGTCTACCCAGTAGGAACAAGCAACAAGACAGCGGAACATATCATGACGCTTAACGTTTTAT tctctcctaaAAACACCTCAGCCTCCCTCAGTACAGCTGATCCAGTATCAGTGGGCAGTTGTGTGAATCTGACCTGCAGCAGCACAGCCAACCCTCCTGTGACAAACTTCACCTGGTTCCAGATCAGTGGGGGTAAACCAACATGGGTAGCATCTGGACAGACCTACACCCTCAATGTGACTGTTGGTGATGGAGGGATGTACTACTGTGAAGCAATAAATGATCACGGCATTGAGAAGTCAATGAAAGTGCTTCTAACTATTGAAG GGCAAGAAGAGCCTCTTAACCCAAGGGTTTGGGGAATTGCAGGAGCAGGAGCAACCTTGGGAGTAATTTTGCTAATCATCCTGATCACTTACTTTGGATG GAAGAGAAAATCTAGGCTCCCTGATGGACTTGAAAGGACAGACAATCCACTGGGACAG AACTCCCCAGTTGGGATGGTGTATACTAACCAGGCCATGACCGGAGAGGAACCAGAGGAACCAGCAGAAGACCAGCCTGAGGAGATCCACTACGGTGAGATAGACTTCTCCAAACTTCGGCCCAAAGAGACCCCAGCTGCAGCCCTGGACAGGGAACAGGGGCAGGAGAGTGAATACGCTGAAGTCAGTGTGACCGGGAGAGGGGCCAGGAACCTCCAGTTATAA
- the LOC115195607 gene encoding sialic acid-binding Ig-like lectin 6 isoform X2 yields the protein MEDRCNPGQIDFKEEVKQGKRKLRSKPLRVCDSFSFPVDGFHDFKVNVNSDMACSTDNMFLIGLFMSGVLACFGQRHLITTMPEKLDVLSGSCVQIPCAFDVPQDRYTFNSTILTSGVWIKESPYFGSRPNIVIFNSSKTDNTYQGKITGNMSWKDCTTVFFNVTTSYTNIYFFRIESRPFKATDPDKSVHIVVIDLPLRPKITVSGEMKEERPVSLNCSAAAPCPKHSPKLTWTLPTLFTPENQLQENSDQTKSVLSTVTFTPSHLHHEKNITCTAVYPVGTSNKTAEHIMTLNVLFSPKNTSASLSTADPVSVGSCVNLTCSSTANPPVTNFTWFQISGGKPTWVASGQTYTLNVTVGDGGMYYCEAINDHGIEKSMKVLLTIEGQEEPLNPRVWGIAGAGATLGVILLIILITYFGWKRKSRLPDGLERTDNPLGQNSPVGMVYTNQAMTGEEPEEPAEDQPEEIHYGEIDFSKLRPKETPAAALDREQGQESEYAEVSVTGRGARNLQL from the exons ATGGAAGACCGGTGCAACCCCGGGCAAATAGACTTCAAAGAGGAAGTCAAGCAAGGAAAGAGGAAGTTGAGGAGT AAACCACTACGGGTGTGTGATAGCTTCTCCTTTCCTGTGGATGGTTTTCATGACTTTAAG GTGAATGTGAATTCTGACATGGCATGTAGTACTGACAACATGTTTCTCATTGGCCTCTTCATGTCAG GTGTTTTGGCCTGTTTTGGCCAAAGACATTTGATCACCACAATGCCAGAGAAATTGGATGTACTGAGTGGCTCCTGTGTTCAAATCCCATGTGCATTTGATGTTCCTCAAGATCGCTATACATTTAACAGCACAATACTTACCTCTGGAGTGTGGATTAAAGAATCACCGTACTTTGGTAGCAGGCCGAACATTGTGATATTTAACAGTAGTAAGACAGACAACACCTATCAAGGGAAGATAACTGGAAACATGTCCTGGAAGGACTGCACCACAGTCTTCTTCAATGTAACCACCAGTTACACTAACATATACTTCTTCAGAATTGAGAGTAGACCATTCAAAGCAACAGACCCTGACAAGTCTGTTCATATAGTTGTCATAG ATTTGCCTCTCAGACCCAAGATTACTGTCTCAGGTGAGATGAAGGAAGAGAGGCCTGTCAGTTTGAACTGCTCTGCTGCAGCTCCCTGTCCCAAACACTCTCCTAAACTGACATGGACTCTCCCAACCCTGTTTACACCTGAGAACCAACTGCAAGAGAATTCAGATCAAACCAAATCTGTTCTCTCCACGGTGACATTCACTCCTTCACACCTTCATCATGAGAAGAACATCACTTGTACTGCAGTCTACCCAGTAGGAACAAGCAACAAGACAGCGGAACATATCATGACGCTTAACGTTTTAT tctctcctaaAAACACCTCAGCCTCCCTCAGTACAGCTGATCCAGTATCAGTGGGCAGTTGTGTGAATCTGACCTGCAGCAGCACAGCCAACCCTCCTGTGACAAACTTCACCTGGTTCCAGATCAGTGGGGGTAAACCAACATGGGTAGCATCTGGACAGACCTACACCCTCAATGTGACTGTTGGTGATGGAGGGATGTACTACTGTGAAGCAATAAATGATCACGGCATTGAGAAGTCAATGAAAGTGCTTCTAACTATTGAAG GGCAAGAAGAGCCTCTTAACCCAAGGGTTTGGGGAATTGCAGGAGCAGGAGCAACCTTGGGAGTAATTTTGCTAATCATCCTGATCACTTACTTTGGATG GAAGAGAAAATCTAGGCTCCCTGATGGACTTGAAAGGACAGACAATCCACTGGGACAG AACTCCCCAGTTGGGATGGTGTATACTAACCAGGCCATGACCGGAGAGGAACCAGAGGAACCAGCAGAAGACCAGCCTGAGGAGATCCACTACGGTGAGATAGACTTCTCCAAACTTCGGCCCAAAGAGACCCCAGCTGCAGCCCTGGACAGGGAACAGGGGCAGGAGAGTGAATACGCTGAAGTCAGTGTGACCGGGAGAGGGGCCAGGAACCTCCAGTTATAA
- the LOC115195279 gene encoding homeobox protein Dlx2a has translation MADWKLPVSFNPSYHRFAYGLVYQPGAEQNHPNFSSWTEATYNPGVSASYYSQAQPQHQSPSWTPEQNNAGTSNGQYPGSVACLGDPHSHTQSGRLFISNNRAPHDPQTETERPSSDTQSDSETHTSPDSLSFANDREAHNSQANHTTWVRNELETASGSPNGSEHVSSSPPEEFRTLQVMGSEDCTLQSLPPSSLEKVDKNIPKQKARTAFSTGQMGALTHRFNMQKYLTPAEMKTLSGLTGLTYKQVKTWFQNRRMKLKRHQKDDSWAPPGYPNPGYPNMPQRPQFQGEPQAQIQDHTIAQQFRETMLRKSPQQNLPYYAVGYPRPSSPPQPPARPLGIWPLPPAVTHEYPNGYSTVSVNHHTSSNSDDWKVMSPIHMTVAQV, from the exons ATGGCAGACTGGAAGCTACCAGTGAGCTTCAACCCATCCTACCACCGTTTTGCCTATGGTCTCGTGTACCAACCAGGGGCTGAGCAAAATCATCCTAACTTCTCCAGCTGGACAGAGGCCACATACAACCCTGGGGTCAGCGCCAGCTACTACTCGCAAGCGCAGCCACAGCATCAAtcaccatcctggactcccgaacAAAACAATGCTGGCACGAGCAATGGCCAATACCCGGGTTCTGTGGCATGTCTTGGTGACCCTCACAGTCATACCCAGAGTGGCCGCCTTTTCATTTCCAACAACCGGGCTCCGCATGATCCGCAAACGGAGACCGAGCGGCCAAGTAGTGACACTCAGAGCGACTCAGAGACCCACACCTCACCAG ATTCTTTGAGTTTTGCGAACGACCGAGAGGCGCACAATTCTCAAGCCAACCATACCACCTGGGTGAGAAATGAGTTGGAGACAGCCAGTGGAAGCCCAAATGGCAGTGAGCATGTCTCCAGTTCTCCTCCAGAGGAGTTTAGAACTCTACAAGTTATGGGGAGTGAGGACTGCACCCTGCAGTCATTGCCCCCATCTTCCCTAGAGAAAGTGGACAAGAATATCCCTAAACAAAAAGCTCGAACTGCTTTCTCAACAGGCCAAATGGGTGCCCTTACTCATAGGTTTAACATGCAGAAGTACCTCACCCCTGCTGAGATGAAGACCCTGTCTGGACTGACTGGGCTAACTTACAAACAG GTAAAAACATGGTTCCAGAATCGCAGGATGAAACTGAAGAGGCACCAGAAAGACGACAGCTGGGCACCACCTGGGTACCCCAACCCTGGCTACCCCAACATGCCACAGCGCCCTCAG tttCAGGGTGAACCCCAAGCACAGATCCAGGACCACACCATTGCTCAACAGTTTCGAGAGACCATGTTAAGGAAGAGTCCTCAACAGAACCTGCCTTACTATGCTGTTGGGTACCCTCGGCCATCCTCACCCCCCCAGCCCCCTGCAAGGCCCCTGGGCATCTGGCCCCTGCCTCCAGCTGTGACCCATGAATACCCCAATGGCTACAGCACGGTCAGTGTAAACCACCATACTAGCAGCAACAGTGATGACTGGAAAGTCATGAGCCCCATCCACATGACTGTTGCACAAGTCTAG
- the LOC115195607 gene encoding sialic acid-binding Ig-like lectin 6 isoform X3, whose translation MACSTDNMFLIGLFMSGVLACFGQRHLITTMPEKLDVLSGSCVQIPCAFDVPQDRYTFNSTILTSGVWIKESPYFGSRPNIVIFNSSKTDNTYQGKITGNMSWKDCTTVFFNVTTSYTNIYFFRIESRPFKATDPDKSVHIVVIDLPLRPKITVSGEMKEERPVSLNCSAAAPCPKHSPKLTWTLPTLFTPENQLQENSDQTKSVLSTVTFTPSHLHHEKNITCTAVYPVGTSNKTAEHIMTLNVLFSPKNTSASLSTADPVSVGSCVNLTCSSTANPPVTNFTWFQISGGKPTWVASGQTYTLNVTVGDGGMYYCEAINDHGIEKSMKVLLTIEGQEEPLNPRVWGIAGAGATLGVILLIILITYFGWKRKSRLPDGLERTDNPLGQNSPVGMVYTNQAMTGEEPEEPAEDQPEEIHYGEIDFSKLRPKETPAAALDREQGQESEYAEVSVTGRGARNLQL comes from the exons ATGGCATGTAGTACTGACAACATGTTTCTCATTGGCCTCTTCATGTCAG GTGTTTTGGCCTGTTTTGGCCAAAGACATTTGATCACCACAATGCCAGAGAAATTGGATGTACTGAGTGGCTCCTGTGTTCAAATCCCATGTGCATTTGATGTTCCTCAAGATCGCTATACATTTAACAGCACAATACTTACCTCTGGAGTGTGGATTAAAGAATCACCGTACTTTGGTAGCAGGCCGAACATTGTGATATTTAACAGTAGTAAGACAGACAACACCTATCAAGGGAAGATAACTGGAAACATGTCCTGGAAGGACTGCACCACAGTCTTCTTCAATGTAACCACCAGTTACACTAACATATACTTCTTCAGAATTGAGAGTAGACCATTCAAAGCAACAGACCCTGACAAGTCTGTTCATATAGTTGTCATAG ATTTGCCTCTCAGACCCAAGATTACTGTCTCAGGTGAGATGAAGGAAGAGAGGCCTGTCAGTTTGAACTGCTCTGCTGCAGCTCCCTGTCCCAAACACTCTCCTAAACTGACATGGACTCTCCCAACCCTGTTTACACCTGAGAACCAACTGCAAGAGAATTCAGATCAAACCAAATCTGTTCTCTCCACGGTGACATTCACTCCTTCACACCTTCATCATGAGAAGAACATCACTTGTACTGCAGTCTACCCAGTAGGAACAAGCAACAAGACAGCGGAACATATCATGACGCTTAACGTTTTAT tctctcctaaAAACACCTCAGCCTCCCTCAGTACAGCTGATCCAGTATCAGTGGGCAGTTGTGTGAATCTGACCTGCAGCAGCACAGCCAACCCTCCTGTGACAAACTTCACCTGGTTCCAGATCAGTGGGGGTAAACCAACATGGGTAGCATCTGGACAGACCTACACCCTCAATGTGACTGTTGGTGATGGAGGGATGTACTACTGTGAAGCAATAAATGATCACGGCATTGAGAAGTCAATGAAAGTGCTTCTAACTATTGAAG GGCAAGAAGAGCCTCTTAACCCAAGGGTTTGGGGAATTGCAGGAGCAGGAGCAACCTTGGGAGTAATTTTGCTAATCATCCTGATCACTTACTTTGGATG GAAGAGAAAATCTAGGCTCCCTGATGGACTTGAAAGGACAGACAATCCACTGGGACAG AACTCCCCAGTTGGGATGGTGTATACTAACCAGGCCATGACCGGAGAGGAACCAGAGGAACCAGCAGAAGACCAGCCTGAGGAGATCCACTACGGTGAGATAGACTTCTCCAAACTTCGGCCCAAAGAGACCCCAGCTGCAGCCCTGGACAGGGAACAGGGGCAGGAGAGTGAATACGCTGAAGTCAGTGTGACCGGGAGAGGGGCCAGGAACCTCCAGTTATAA